A genome region from Lutra lutra chromosome 11, mLutLut1.2, whole genome shotgun sequence includes the following:
- the RNF133 gene encoding E3 ubiquitin-protein ligase RNF133, producing the protein MNLLRFGTHGNNPASSWLVKLGFLWLLCQNCCRASAVWTAYMNISFHVGNRMLSELGETGVFGRSSTLKRVAGVIVPPEGKTQNACNPTTSFRRSKNSETWLALVERGGCTFTQKVKVAVEKGASGVIIYNFPGTGNQVFPMSHQAFEDIVVVMIGNLKGMEILHLIQKGVHVTAIVEVGRKHIIWMNHYFVSFVIVTTATLAYFIFYHIWRLWVARIQNRRWQRLTTDLKKAFGQLQLRVLKEGDAEISPNGDSCVVCFELYKPNDTVRILTCKHFFHKNCIDPWILAHGTCPMCKCDILKALGIQVDVEDGTESLQVLMSNELSGNLPSEEGTNNELPPPRESDKVTSVVEEEPTPQNDSQPPAVAEVPPSP; encoded by the coding sequence ATGAATCTGCTCAGGTTTGGTACTCACGGAAACAACCCTGCATCTTCCTGGCTTGTGAAACTCGgttttctttggcttctttgtCAGAACTGTTGCAGAGCTAGTGCTGTTTGGACTGCTTACATGAACATATCCTTTCACGTTGGGAATCGCATGTTGtcggagttgggggaaactggagtcTTTGGAAGAAGCTCCACTTTGAAGAGAGTGGCAGGAGTTATTGTGCCACCAGAGGGGAAAACTCAAAATGCGTGTAATCCCACTACCAGTTTCAGAAGGTCAAAGAACTCTGAGACCTGGCTCGCACTCGTTGAACGGGGAGGTTGTACCTTCACACAGAAAGTTAAGGTAGCTGTTGAGAAGGGAGCCAGTGGCGTGATCATCTACAACTTTCCCGGAACTGGTAATCAAGTTTTTCCCATGTCTCATCAGGCTTTTGAAGATATCGTTGTGGTGATGATCGGTAACCTGAAGGGCATGGAGATTTTACACTTAATTCAGAAGGGAGTTCACGTCACAGCTATAGTTGAGGTGGGGAGAAAACACATCATCTGGATGAATCACTATTTTGTGTCTTTTGTGATTGTCACAACTGCTACTTTAGCATATTTCATCTTTTATCATATTTGGAGACTTTGGGTAGCAAGGATTCAGAACCGGAGATGGCAGCGGTTAACGACCGATCTCAAGAAAGCCTTTGGCCAGCTCCAGCTTCGGGTGCTGAAGGAGGGGGACGCGGAAATCAGTCCCAACGGAGATAGCTGCGTAGTTTGCTTCGAACTCTATAAGCCTAACGATACAGTTCGTATTCTCACTTGTAAACACTTCTTCCACAAGAATTGCATTGACCCCTGGATTCTGGCCCATGGGACATGTCCTATGTGCAAATGCGACATTCTTAAAGCTTTGGGCATTCAGGTGGATGTTGAAGATGGAACAGAATCTTTGCAAGTTCTCATGTCGAATGAATTGTCTGGTAACCTCCCTAGCGAAGAGGGGACAAACAACGAACTTCCTCCTCCGAGAGAGTCTGACAAAGTGACCAGTGTGGTGGAGGAGGAGCCCACTCCTCAGAATGACAGCCAGCCTCCTGCGGTAGCAGAAGTTCCTCCTTCACCTTGA
- the RNF148 gene encoding RING finger protein 148, with protein MSLLRITPSTHSSVSSQLLRLSVFLLLSLPASKGKAIWTAHLNITFQVGNRIISELGESGVFGNHSPLERVSGAVVLPEGWNQNACNPMTNFSRPEQADSWLALIERGGCTFTHKINVAAEKGANGVIIYNYPGTGNKVFPMSHQGTENIVAVMIGNLKGMELLHLIQKGVYVTIIIEVGRMHMPWLSHYIMSLFTFLAATVAYLFLYCAWRPRVPNSSTRRRRQIKADVKKAIGQLQLRVLKEGDKELDPDEDSCVVCFDIYKPQDVVRILTCKHFFHKACIDPWLLAHRTCPMCKCDILKT; from the coding sequence ATGAGCCTACTGCGAATTACTCCTTCAACTCATAGTTCTGTTTCATCCCAACTGTTGAGGCTTAGCGTCTTTCTACTACTTAGCCTTCCTGCCTCTAAAGGAAAAGCCATTTGGACGGCCCACCTGAATATAACCTTCCAGGTGGGAAATCGGATTATATCAGAATTAGGAGAGAGTGGCGTTTTCGGAAATCATTCTCCTTTGGAAAGGGTGTCTGGTGCGGTGGTACTTCCTGAAGGATGGAATCAGAATGCTTGTAATCCTATGACCAACTTCAGCAGGCCTGAACAGGCAGACTCTTGGTTGGCCCTCATCGAACGGGGAGGCTGTACTTTTACACATAAGATCAATGTGGCAGCAGAGAAGGGAGCAAATGGGGTGATCATCTATAACTATCCAGGTACGGGCAACAAAGTGTTTCCCATGTCTCACCAGGGAACAGAAAACATAGTTGCCGTGATGATAGGCAACTTGAAAGGCATGGAACTTTTGCACTTGATTCAGAAGGGAGTCTATGTGACGATCATCATCGAAGTGGGGAGAATGCACATGCCATGGCTGAGCCATTATATCATGTCTCTGTTCACCTTCCTGGCTGCCACAGTTGCCTACCTTTTCTTGTACTGTGCGTGGAGACCTAGGGTGCCCAATTCTTCCACCAGGAGGCGAAGACAGATAAAAGCAGATGTGAAGAAAGCTATTGGTCAGCTTCAATTGCGTGTGCTCAAGGAAGGGGATAAGGAACTAGATCCAGATGAAGACAGTTGTGTTGTTTGCTTTGACATTTACAAACCCCAAGATGTAGTACGTATTTTAACTTGCAAACATTTTTTCCATAAGGCATGCATTGACCCCTGGCTTTTAGCCCATAGGACATGCCCCATGTGCAAGTGTGATATTCTGAAAACTTAA